The genome window AACCAGATGCTAAACACTCTAACAATGTTCTTCGCTACGATAGGGCTGGTAGCCTTATTCGCCGGCAGCTTCGGCGTGGCAAACACCATGATAATGTCTGTAACTGAGAGAACCCGCGAGATAGGTGTATTGAAAGCTATAGGGGCGAAAAGCTATGACATAATGAAGATTTTTCTCGCTGAGTCGCTTCTGATAGGATTTATAGGTGGTGGGGCAGGCGTAGTCGTTGGAAGCGTGCTGGTATATGCGTTCCCAATGTTAACGTCCGGACTATTTGCGGCTGGCACCTCCCCATTAGGCATGAGGAACCCGTTCTCTGGCGCAGTGAATCCGGGATTAGACGGCAGATCTATGCAAACAGTTATGTTGGCTACCCCAACCATAACGCCCATGAATATCGCAATATGCTTCTCTCTGGGGGCATTAGTTGGGGTTCTGGCCGGACTCTATCCGGCTTGGCGTGCTTCAAAAATGAGACCTGTGGAGGCGCTTAAACATGTCTAAAACTATTGTTAGAACAATTAATTTGAGCAAAGTCTATAGGCGCGGCAAGGTTAATGTTCCAGCCCTAAATAACGTTAATCTCCAAGTGTTATCCGGCGAGATAATTGGCATAATGGGGCCTTCAGGCTCTGGCAAGACAACTTTGCTAAATCTTATAGGCGGCTTAGATAGGCCGACAAGCGGAAAAATATTTGTTGACGGCGTTGACATAACGGCTTTAGGTGAGAAGGATTTAGCCGACTACAGACTTAGGAAGGTTGGATTCGTATTTCAATTCTATAACCTTATACCGACGCTAACCGCACTAGAAAACGTTGAAATACCGATGGCGTTAGCAGGCGTCCCAAAAAACGAGAGGCGTGAAAAGGCAGTTAACCTCCTAAAGATGATTGGCTTAGAGGCGAGAGCCGACCATAAGCCTGATGAGCTGAGCGGGGGAGAACAGCAGCGCATAGCAATAGCAAGAGCATTAGCAAATAATCCATCAATGGTTTTAGCCGATGAGCCGACCGGAGATTTAGACTCTAAATCAGCGCTCACATTAATGAATCTCATAAAGGATCTGAACAAAAAGAATGGACAAACATTTATCATAGTAACCCATGACCTGATAGTCGCAGAAAGATGCACGAAAATCTACGCTATCAGAGATGGAAGAATAGATATACAGAAATAATTTGCTCAACGAATTATTTTTACGCTCAATTCTCTATTAAGTGGAAAAATGTTTATCTATAGTTCAGTGCAAAAGCCACAAATCTTTTTAACTCGGCAGCATTAAATTCTATGCGCCCCTCTTCTTCCTTATAATTCAATTCCTTTTCCTCCGGAAGCTTCAGAAATCTTTCAGGCTTCTTGCCATTTAGAGCGATTTTAACGTTTATTCCTCTGATTGGAATGCATTCTTCTATTAAGTTAAGCAGAGTGATTATATATCTTCCATGGTTCTTTTGATCAAACAATGTCATTTCCACGAATCCAGGCGCGTCGCTCTCGAAACTAAATGATTTTGGATAGAGAAGACGAATTAGCCGAATAAAGGTATTCTGATGATACTTAACTCTTTCCAGATCACCCGTAATATAGATTGCCCTACCTTTACCGTAATTATTTAAAATAATTGCTGGATAATTTGTGATTTTACCAGGAGGATTGCTATGTATAGAGGCGAAATGTTTCGTATCAGCAGGGTCAGTATACGGGAGAATTATTTTCCCTAAAACCTCGGCACCTTCTCTTGCTTCAACCTTCAGCTGAGAGCCATATATACTTAAAGGATACTTTGAAGAATAACCTAAAAGAACTTCTTCCCCCTTTCCTATCGGGGATATGTAGGTGAAGCTTTCTTTTGTTTCACCTAAATAAGAGACCCCAAGAAGGTCAGATAACAAGAAGTCTCCCATTTTCCCATCTTTTCTTATAAGGGATGTATGCTTACTGGCGTAAAGCACACCGCCATTTTTTACAAACTCTCTGAACGCCTCAGCTTCTTCTTCATCCATCNNNNNNNNNNNNNNNNNNNNNNNNNNNNNNNNNNNNNNNNNNNNNNNNNNNNNNNNNNNNNNNNNNNNNNNNNNNNNNNNNNNNNNNNNNNNNNNNNNNGAAGGTCAGATAACAAGAAGTCTCCCATTTTCCCATCTTTTCTTATAAGGGATGTATGCTTACTGGCGTAAAGCACACCGCCATTTTTTACAAACTCTCTGAACGCCTCAGCTTCTTCTTCATCCATCATTAGAACATTAGGAAGCACAAGCACCTTGTAAGATGATAGACTCCCTAAGTTCTTCTTCGTTATAACAGTGAAAGGAATATGATTCCTGATGAATGATTCAGCAACATTTAAAGCAGATTCTAAGTGAGGCATTTTTTGAGATGCTTCCATCACATTTTTCCCATTATCAGCGAGGTCGAACTTGGATTCGGTACTAAAGTAAATGGCTGCGTCAGCAATAGGCTCACCCCCTAAGTATTTTTCATATTTCTCTATTTCCTCAAAGATTTCTCTCATGGTATAGTATACACTCTCATTCAGCGTTCCATCAGGGTTAATCGCGTCAATAAAAACAAAAGCAGCCCCATTTGCAATAGCTGCATAGGCTTCTAACTCCAGTAATTCCTTCGGTTTCAGAGTTGTGTGATCGGTAAGAGAAACATTAGAAGATGTTTCAAATGCACACGGTTTATTTTTCGTTAAATTGTGAAATAGCTTACAGGCAAAGCTCTCTTCTAAGAGCCCGCCATAAAAATCGCCTTGCAAAAAATCGCACTGTTCACTCAATTTTTGAGTGACGCTCAGCAACCATGATTTATCGTACGTAGAGGATTGATGCTCCGCAGTAACTTCAGGCTTTATTCTTCTTACTGTAGAAGTAATTAAGGCAGCAAAGTCAATCAACCATTTTTCTCTTTTTCTTTGAAAGGTTACCCACTTTTGGTCAAGCCAATTGACGATTCTCGGGATCTCTCCTCCCACCTCCTCAGAATACTTTTCCTGACAATGTTTACAGTAGCAAACTGTGGGCCAGAATGTCATGTCGAAACGAATACCCTCAAAATCGTAATTCTTACAGATCTCTTCGACCTGCTTTATGGCAAAGTCTCGGTAAGGTGAGTTTGGACAACAAACACCGTATCGACTATTTTCAGCAGCCTCTTTTCCATCTGCTCTTATAATTCTCCAATCAGGGTGAGCGTCGTAAGCCCATACATTGAATATCAAACTATAGTAAACTACAACATTAATTCCATTTTCATGGCATAGATCGATAACTTCCCCCAGTATATCTCTTCCCCTTAAACCCTTATGCATAGCTCCAATTTTTGTTGGATAGTAGCAGAGACCCATATGAGATGTTGCATATACAACTGTCGATTCAACTCTAGCTAATGCTAGAGCTTCTACATATTTTTTCGCGTTAAACTCGGATAGAAAATTTTCATCCCAATCAGCAATATGCATATCAACAACATTTCGCCGATAAACTTTCTTAAACCATTCCCTATCCTTCAAAGCAACCATCCCTTAACATTTTAAGCATTAACACTAAAAGTATTTTTGGTTACCTAATAGGAGAAAAAGAGCGTATCTAATCGAATTTTTACCAACATTCCATTCAGAGAACATTAAAGATTTTCCTATTTTTATAATCTCACTCAAAAAATTAAATAAAAAATAGGATGGTGAATGGTGATCCGCTAAGATGCAGGTTTTCTTAGTAGCAGGATCACTGTTACCACTAGGGTCAATATAACTAGCGCTATCAAAGCGTAGCTTATCGTC of Candidatus Bathyarchaeia archaeon contains these proteins:
- a CDS encoding alpha-L-fucosidase, whose amino-acid sequence is MKDREWFKKVYRRNVVDMHIADWDENFLSEFNAKKYVEALALARVESTVVYATSHMGLCYYPTKIGAMHKGLRGRDILGEVIDLCHENGINVVVYYSLIFNVWAYDAHPDWRIIRADGKEAAENSRYGVCCPNSPYRDFAIKQVEEICKNYDFEGIRFDMTFWPTVCYCKHCQEKYSEEVGGEIPRIVNWLDQKWVTFQRKREKWLIDFAALITSTVRRIKPEVTAEHQSSTYDKSWLLSVTQKLSEQCDFLQGDFYGGLLEESFACKLFHNLTKNKPCAFETSSNVSLTDHTTLKPKELLELEAYAAIANGAAFVFIDAINPDGTLNESVYYTMREIFEEIEKYEKYLGGEPIADAAIYFSTESKFDLADNGKNVMEASQKMPHLESALNVAESFIRNHIPFTVITKKNLGSLSSYKVLVLPNVLMMDEEEAEAFREFVKNGGVLYASKHTSLIRKDGKMGDFLLSDL
- a CDS encoding FtsX-like permease family protein, giving the protein NQMLNTLTMFFATIGLVALFAGSFGVANTMIMSVTERTREIGVLKAIGAKSYDIMKIFLAESLLIGFIGGGAGVVVGSVLVYAFPMLTSGLFAAGTSPLGMRNPFSGAVNPGLDGRSMQTVMLATPTITPMNIAICFSLGALVGVLAGLYPAWRASKMRPVEALKHV
- a CDS encoding ABC transporter ATP-binding protein; the protein is MSKTIVRTINLSKVYRRGKVNVPALNNVNLQVLSGEIIGIMGPSGSGKTTLLNLIGGLDRPTSGKIFVDGVDITALGEKDLADYRLRKVGFVFQFYNLIPTLTALENVEIPMALAGVPKNERREKAVNLLKMIGLEARADHKPDELSGGEQQRIAIARALANNPSMVLADEPTGDLDSKSALTLMNLIKDLNKKNGQTFIIVTHDLIVAERCTKIYAIRDGRIDIQK